The following proteins are encoded in a genomic region of Takifugu rubripes chromosome 21, fTakRub1.2, whole genome shotgun sequence:
- the nr2f1a gene encoding nuclear receptor subfamily 2 group F member 1-A isoform X2, giving the protein MAMVVSVWRDPQEDVAGGPPSGPNPAAQPAREQHQAASAAPHTPQTPSQPGPPSTPGTAGDKGSQNSGQSQQHIECVVCGDKSSGKHYGQFTCEGCKSFFKRSVRRNLTYSCRANRNCPIDQHHRNQCQYCRLKKCLKVGMRREVQRGRMPPTQPNPGQYALTNGDPLNGHCYLSGYISLLLRAEPYPTSRYGSQCMQPNNIMGIENICELAARLLFSAVEWSRNIPFFPDLQITDQVSLLRLTWSELFVLNAAQCSMPLHVAPLLAAAGLHASPMSADRVVAFMDHIRIFQEQVEKLKTLHVDSAEYSCLKAIVLFTSDACGLSDAAHIESLQEKSQCALEEYVRSQYPNQPSRFGKLLLRLPSLRTVSSSVIEQLFFVRLVGKTPIETLIRDMLLSGSSFNWPYMSIQ; this is encoded by the exons ATGGCAATGGTAGTTAGCGTCTGGCGAGATCCGCAGGAAGACGTGGCCGGAGGACCTCCGAGCGGCCCCAACCCAGCAGCGCAGCCGGCGAGGGAGCAGCACCAGGCGGCGTCGGCGGCGCCGCACACTCCGCAGACCCCCAGCCAGCCGGGACCCCCGTCCACACCGGGAACCGCCGGGGACAAGGGGAGTCAGAATTCCGGACAGAGTCAGCAACATATTGAATGTGTGGTTTGCGGAGACAAATCGAGCGGTAAACACTATGGCCAGTTCACCTGCGAGGGATGCAAAAGTTTCTTCAAGAGGAGTGTACGGAGGAACTTAACGTACTCATGTCGTGCCAATAGGAACTGTCCCATTGACCAGCACCACCGAAATCAGTGCCAATACTGCCGGCTGAAGAAGTGTTTAAAAGTGGGAATGCGGCGGGAAG TTCAGCGAGGACGAATGCCTCCAACCCAGCCCAACCCAGGCCAGTACGCGCTGACCAACGGAGACCCCCTGAACGGCCACTGCTATCTGTCCGGATACATCTCTTTATTGCTGCGGGCCGAGCCCTATCCGACGTCCCGGTACGGGAGCCAGTGCATGCAGCCCAACAATATCATGGGCATCGAGAACATCTGCGAACTGGCGGCTCGGTTGCTCTTCAGCGCCGTGGAGTGGTCGAGAAACATCCCTTTCTTTCCCGACCTGCAGATCACCGACCAGGTGTCCCTTCTCAGGCTGACTTGGAGCGAGTTGTTTGTGCTTAACGCAGCCCAGTGCTCCATGCCTCTGCATGTGGCCCCTCTGCTCGCCGCGGCGGGCCTCCACGCCTCTCCCATGTCCGCGGACAGAGTCGTGGCTTTCATGGATCACATCCGGATCTTCCAAGAGCAAGTGGAGAAGCTCAAGACCCTGCACGTAGACTCGGCAGAGTACAGCTGCCTCAAGGCCATCGTGCTGTTCACATCAG ACGCTTGTGGCCTGTCGGATGCTGCTCACATCGAGAGCCTACAGGAGAAATCCCAGTGCGCCCTGGAGGAATACGTGAGGAGCCAGTACCCGAACCAGCCCAGCCGCTTTGGGAAGCTCCTGCTGCGGCTGCCCTCTCTGCGCACCGTCTCCTCGTCGGTAATCGAGCAGCTGTTCTTCGTCCGCTTGGTAGGTAAAACTCCTATTGAAACCCTCATCAGGGATATGCTTTTATCCGGGAGCAGCTTCAACTGGCCTTACATGTCCATCCAATGA
- the nr2f1a gene encoding nuclear receptor subfamily 2 group F member 1-A isoform X3, with protein MAMVVSVWRDPQEDVAGGPPSGPNPAAQPAREQHQAASAAPHTPQTPSQPGPPSTPGTAGDKGSQNSGQSQQHIECVVCGDKSSGKHYGQFTCEGCKSFFKRSVRRNLTYSCRANRNCPIDQHHRNQCQYCRLKKCLKVGMRREAVQRGRMPPTQPNPGQYALTNGDPLNGHCYLSGYISLLLRAEPYPTSRYGSQCMQPNNIMGIENICELAARLLFSAVEWSRNIPFFPDLQITDQVSLLRLTWSELFVLNAAQCSMPLHVAPLLAAAGLHASPMSADRVVAFMDHIRIFQEQVEKLKTLHVDSAEYSCLKAIVLFTSDACGLSDAAHIESLQEKSQCALEEYVRSQYPNQPSRFGKLLLRLPSLRTVSSSVIEQLFFVRLQQTDLRDIFTERTSGAPSPPGP; from the exons ATGGCAATGGTAGTTAGCGTCTGGCGAGATCCGCAGGAAGACGTGGCCGGAGGACCTCCGAGCGGCCCCAACCCAGCAGCGCAGCCGGCGAGGGAGCAGCACCAGGCGGCGTCGGCGGCGCCGCACACTCCGCAGACCCCCAGCCAGCCGGGACCCCCGTCCACACCGGGAACCGCCGGGGACAAGGGGAGTCAGAATTCCGGACAGAGTCAGCAACATATTGAATGTGTGGTTTGCGGAGACAAATCGAGCGGTAAACACTATGGCCAGTTCACCTGCGAGGGATGCAAAAGTTTCTTCAAGAGGAGTGTACGGAGGAACTTAACGTACTCATGTCGTGCCAATAGGAACTGTCCCATTGACCAGCACCACCGAAATCAGTGCCAATACTGCCGGCTGAAGAAGTGTTTAAAAGTGGGAATGCGGCGGGAAG CGGTTCAGCGAGGACGAATGCCTCCAACCCAGCCCAACCCAGGCCAGTACGCGCTGACCAACGGAGACCCCCTGAACGGCCACTGCTATCTGTCCGGATACATCTCTTTATTGCTGCGGGCCGAGCCCTATCCGACGTCCCGGTACGGGAGCCAGTGCATGCAGCCCAACAATATCATGGGCATCGAGAACATCTGCGAACTGGCGGCTCGGTTGCTCTTCAGCGCCGTGGAGTGGTCGAGAAACATCCCTTTCTTTCCCGACCTGCAGATCACCGACCAGGTGTCCCTTCTCAGGCTGACTTGGAGCGAGTTGTTTGTGCTTAACGCAGCCCAGTGCTCCATGCCTCTGCATGTGGCCCCTCTGCTCGCCGCGGCGGGCCTCCACGCCTCTCCCATGTCCGCGGACAGAGTCGTGGCTTTCATGGATCACATCCGGATCTTCCAAGAGCAAGTGGAGAAGCTCAAGACCCTGCACGTAGACTCGGCAGAGTACAGCTGCCTCAAGGCCATCGTGCTGTTCACATCAG ACGCTTGTGGCCTGTCGGATGCTGCTCACATCGAGAGCCTACAGGAGAAATCCCAGTGCGCCCTGGAGGAATACGTGAGGAGCCAGTACCCGAACCAGCCCAGCCGCTTTGGGAAGCTCCTGCTGCGGCTGCCCTCTCTGCGCACCGTCTCCTCGTCGGTAATCGAGCAGCTGTTCTTCGTCCGCTTG cagcaaactgACCTCCGGGACATTTTTACTGAGAGGACGTCTGGGGCGCCTTCCCCCCCCGGACCATGA
- the nr2f1a gene encoding nuclear receptor subfamily 2 group F member 1-A isoform X1 — MAMVVSVWRDPQEDVAGGPPSGPNPAAQPAREQHQAASAAPHTPQTPSQPGPPSTPGTAGDKGSQNSGQSQQHIECVVCGDKSSGKHYGQFTCEGCKSFFKRSVRRNLTYSCRANRNCPIDQHHRNQCQYCRLKKCLKVGMRREAVQRGRMPPTQPNPGQYALTNGDPLNGHCYLSGYISLLLRAEPYPTSRYGSQCMQPNNIMGIENICELAARLLFSAVEWSRNIPFFPDLQITDQVSLLRLTWSELFVLNAAQCSMPLHVAPLLAAAGLHASPMSADRVVAFMDHIRIFQEQVEKLKTLHVDSAEYSCLKAIVLFTSDACGLSDAAHIESLQEKSQCALEEYVRSQYPNQPSRFGKLLLRLPSLRTVSSSVIEQLFFVRLVGKTPIETLIRDMLLSGSSFNWPYMSIQ, encoded by the exons ATGGCAATGGTAGTTAGCGTCTGGCGAGATCCGCAGGAAGACGTGGCCGGAGGACCTCCGAGCGGCCCCAACCCAGCAGCGCAGCCGGCGAGGGAGCAGCACCAGGCGGCGTCGGCGGCGCCGCACACTCCGCAGACCCCCAGCCAGCCGGGACCCCCGTCCACACCGGGAACCGCCGGGGACAAGGGGAGTCAGAATTCCGGACAGAGTCAGCAACATATTGAATGTGTGGTTTGCGGAGACAAATCGAGCGGTAAACACTATGGCCAGTTCACCTGCGAGGGATGCAAAAGTTTCTTCAAGAGGAGTGTACGGAGGAACTTAACGTACTCATGTCGTGCCAATAGGAACTGTCCCATTGACCAGCACCACCGAAATCAGTGCCAATACTGCCGGCTGAAGAAGTGTTTAAAAGTGGGAATGCGGCGGGAAG CGGTTCAGCGAGGACGAATGCCTCCAACCCAGCCCAACCCAGGCCAGTACGCGCTGACCAACGGAGACCCCCTGAACGGCCACTGCTATCTGTCCGGATACATCTCTTTATTGCTGCGGGCCGAGCCCTATCCGACGTCCCGGTACGGGAGCCAGTGCATGCAGCCCAACAATATCATGGGCATCGAGAACATCTGCGAACTGGCGGCTCGGTTGCTCTTCAGCGCCGTGGAGTGGTCGAGAAACATCCCTTTCTTTCCCGACCTGCAGATCACCGACCAGGTGTCCCTTCTCAGGCTGACTTGGAGCGAGTTGTTTGTGCTTAACGCAGCCCAGTGCTCCATGCCTCTGCATGTGGCCCCTCTGCTCGCCGCGGCGGGCCTCCACGCCTCTCCCATGTCCGCGGACAGAGTCGTGGCTTTCATGGATCACATCCGGATCTTCCAAGAGCAAGTGGAGAAGCTCAAGACCCTGCACGTAGACTCGGCAGAGTACAGCTGCCTCAAGGCCATCGTGCTGTTCACATCAG ACGCTTGTGGCCTGTCGGATGCTGCTCACATCGAGAGCCTACAGGAGAAATCCCAGTGCGCCCTGGAGGAATACGTGAGGAGCCAGTACCCGAACCAGCCCAGCCGCTTTGGGAAGCTCCTGCTGCGGCTGCCCTCTCTGCGCACCGTCTCCTCGTCGGTAATCGAGCAGCTGTTCTTCGTCCGCTTGGTAGGTAAAACTCCTATTGAAACCCTCATCAGGGATATGCTTTTATCCGGGAGCAGCTTCAACTGGCCTTACATGTCCATCCAATGA
- the nr2f1a gene encoding nuclear receptor subfamily 2 group F member 1-A isoform X4 — MCGLRRQIERNCPIDQHHRNQCQYCRLKKCLKVGMRREAVQRGRMPPTQPNPGQYALTNGDPLNGHCYLSGYISLLLRAEPYPTSRYGSQCMQPNNIMGIENICELAARLLFSAVEWSRNIPFFPDLQITDQVSLLRLTWSELFVLNAAQCSMPLHVAPLLAAAGLHASPMSADRVVAFMDHIRIFQEQVEKLKTLHVDSAEYSCLKAIVLFTSDACGLSDAAHIESLQEKSQCALEEYVRSQYPNQPSRFGKLLLRLPSLRTVSSSVIEQLFFVRLVGKTPIETLIRDMLLSGSSFNWPYMSIQ, encoded by the exons ATGTGTGGTTTGCGGAGACAAATCGAGCG GAACTGTCCCATTGACCAGCACCACCGAAATCAGTGCCAATACTGCCGGCTGAAGAAGTGTTTAAAAGTGGGAATGCGGCGGGAAG CGGTTCAGCGAGGACGAATGCCTCCAACCCAGCCCAACCCAGGCCAGTACGCGCTGACCAACGGAGACCCCCTGAACGGCCACTGCTATCTGTCCGGATACATCTCTTTATTGCTGCGGGCCGAGCCCTATCCGACGTCCCGGTACGGGAGCCAGTGCATGCAGCCCAACAATATCATGGGCATCGAGAACATCTGCGAACTGGCGGCTCGGTTGCTCTTCAGCGCCGTGGAGTGGTCGAGAAACATCCCTTTCTTTCCCGACCTGCAGATCACCGACCAGGTGTCCCTTCTCAGGCTGACTTGGAGCGAGTTGTTTGTGCTTAACGCAGCCCAGTGCTCCATGCCTCTGCATGTGGCCCCTCTGCTCGCCGCGGCGGGCCTCCACGCCTCTCCCATGTCCGCGGACAGAGTCGTGGCTTTCATGGATCACATCCGGATCTTCCAAGAGCAAGTGGAGAAGCTCAAGACCCTGCACGTAGACTCGGCAGAGTACAGCTGCCTCAAGGCCATCGTGCTGTTCACATCAG ACGCTTGTGGCCTGTCGGATGCTGCTCACATCGAGAGCCTACAGGAGAAATCCCAGTGCGCCCTGGAGGAATACGTGAGGAGCCAGTACCCGAACCAGCCCAGCCGCTTTGGGAAGCTCCTGCTGCGGCTGCCCTCTCTGCGCACCGTCTCCTCGTCGGTAATCGAGCAGCTGTTCTTCGTCCGCTTGGTAGGTAAAACTCCTATTGAAACCCTCATCAGGGATATGCTTTTATCCGGGAGCAGCTTCAACTGGCCTTACATGTCCATCCAATGA
- the nr2f1a gene encoding nuclear receptor subfamily 2 group F member 1-A isoform X5 — protein MCGLRRQIERNCPIDQHHRNQCQYCRLKKCLKVGMRREVQRGRMPPTQPNPGQYALTNGDPLNGHCYLSGYISLLLRAEPYPTSRYGSQCMQPNNIMGIENICELAARLLFSAVEWSRNIPFFPDLQITDQVSLLRLTWSELFVLNAAQCSMPLHVAPLLAAAGLHASPMSADRVVAFMDHIRIFQEQVEKLKTLHVDSAEYSCLKAIVLFTSDACGLSDAAHIESLQEKSQCALEEYVRSQYPNQPSRFGKLLLRLPSLRTVSSSVIEQLFFVRLVGKTPIETLIRDMLLSGSSFNWPYMSIQ, from the exons ATGTGTGGTTTGCGGAGACAAATCGAGCG GAACTGTCCCATTGACCAGCACCACCGAAATCAGTGCCAATACTGCCGGCTGAAGAAGTGTTTAAAAGTGGGAATGCGGCGGGAAG TTCAGCGAGGACGAATGCCTCCAACCCAGCCCAACCCAGGCCAGTACGCGCTGACCAACGGAGACCCCCTGAACGGCCACTGCTATCTGTCCGGATACATCTCTTTATTGCTGCGGGCCGAGCCCTATCCGACGTCCCGGTACGGGAGCCAGTGCATGCAGCCCAACAATATCATGGGCATCGAGAACATCTGCGAACTGGCGGCTCGGTTGCTCTTCAGCGCCGTGGAGTGGTCGAGAAACATCCCTTTCTTTCCCGACCTGCAGATCACCGACCAGGTGTCCCTTCTCAGGCTGACTTGGAGCGAGTTGTTTGTGCTTAACGCAGCCCAGTGCTCCATGCCTCTGCATGTGGCCCCTCTGCTCGCCGCGGCGGGCCTCCACGCCTCTCCCATGTCCGCGGACAGAGTCGTGGCTTTCATGGATCACATCCGGATCTTCCAAGAGCAAGTGGAGAAGCTCAAGACCCTGCACGTAGACTCGGCAGAGTACAGCTGCCTCAAGGCCATCGTGCTGTTCACATCAG ACGCTTGTGGCCTGTCGGATGCTGCTCACATCGAGAGCCTACAGGAGAAATCCCAGTGCGCCCTGGAGGAATACGTGAGGAGCCAGTACCCGAACCAGCCCAGCCGCTTTGGGAAGCTCCTGCTGCGGCTGCCCTCTCTGCGCACCGTCTCCTCGTCGGTAATCGAGCAGCTGTTCTTCGTCCGCTTGGTAGGTAAAACTCCTATTGAAACCCTCATCAGGGATATGCTTTTATCCGGGAGCAGCTTCAACTGGCCTTACATGTCCATCCAATGA